In the genome of Pseudomonadota bacterium, the window GCTGTCAGAGAACCTGATGCTGCTGACATGATTATTTTAAATACATGTCATATCCGCGAAAAAGCAACTGAAAAAGTCTTTTCGGACCTAGGGAGACTGCGTGAGCATAAGGAACGACGCGCTTTAGAAGGTAAGCAGACTTTAATTGCTGTTGCAGGGTGTGCGGCACAGGCCGAAGGAGATGAGATCATGCGACGTGCTTCCTATGTCGACATGGTGTTTGGACCACAGGCCTATCATCAGTTGCCAGAAATGATTGCCAAGGCAGCGCGCAAGGTAGATGAAAAAGGACGTGGGATTCTTAATGTTGATTTTCCTGTGCAGTCTAAGTTTGATTCACTACCTCAGACCACAACTGAGCAGAACGTTTCTGCTTTCCTAACGATTCAAGAAGGATGTGACAAATTTTGTCGCTTTTGTTGTGTGCCGTATACACGAGGCGCTGAGTTCTCGCGGTCCATTGATGAGGTTTATCAGGAAGCCTCACATCTAGTGAACAAAGGCGCTAAAGAAATTACTCTGCTGGGACAAAATGTGAATGCCTACCACGGAGTATCTCCTGAAAATGCTTCCCAAGAGTGGGGTTTGGGACGACTAATGCAACACCTGAGTAGAATTGCTGGGTTGCATCGCATCCGATATATGACCTCACATCCAAGAGACGTTGATCAGGAATTGATTAGGACACATGCTGAAGATCCGAAGGTAATGCCTTATATTCATCTTCCGGTCCAATCGGGATCGGATGCAATCTTAAAGGCTATGAACCGTAAACACACCAGTGATAAATATCGCCAGATTATTGAGCAGTTTCGTAAAGCGCGCCCGGATATCGCGTTCTCCTCTGATTTTATTGTCGGCTATCCAGGTGAAACAGAAGCTGATTTTGAAGACACGTTAAGGCTGGCTGCTGACGTTCAGTTTGCCCAGGCCTATTCATTCAAATACAGTCCGCGTCCTGGAACGCCCGCAGCTGCACTGGAGGATCAGATACCTGAAGCTGTAAAATCAGAGCGGCTGAATCGCCTGCAAGATTTATTGCGCCAGCAACAAAATGCATTTAATGAGGGGACTGAGGGAACCACACAAACAATTCTTTTAGAGAAAAAGGGGCGTGAATCTGGTCAACTGGTAGGGCGCACGCCATATTTACAAGTTGTACACATACAAGCGCCTGAAAGTATGGTTGGGCAAATTATTGATGTGAAGATTACACAATCGGGTACGAATACCTTGCATGGTGAGGTTGTTAGTGCCTAAGGAGCGCATCCTTGACCCAAACATCGTAAACTGCGTGTTCGAGGGCGGAAAGAGCTGGGTTCGAGGCGAACATCCAGCCTGAAAAAACCATTTCTTTTTCCTCACCAGGTTTGCAGTCGTAGATTTCTAAAAAACATGCTGAATCAGGGACTTCCTCAGGTGGGGTACGATACGCTGCACGAACGTAGAGCTCTAAGGTCCCAAAGCGCACAAGTTGATTGATGAGGACTTTTGCTGTAAAGACACGCGCTGTAATTTTATCCAGACCCTCAATCACAACCTGATCTGCTTTGACCCACCTCTCTATGTCCTCAACATCTTCGAGGACGTCTTGTTGTTGTTCAATAACCTCAAACGAGTCGATTGCGCTTAGCGTGCTGTTGTTATCTGTTGCATTAGTACTGGCATTCAATACAACAGCGCTACAAAGTATAACAAATATTTTCTCAAGAATTCGATTTTGCATCATCAGTCTTCTTTTCATTGTAGATCATTTTACCAATCAGAGATTCAAGACTAACGGAGGATTGTGTGTAGATAATTTCGCCGCCGGGGCGAATTGTTTCATCCGATCCCCCTGGGACCAGAGCGATGTATTTTCCGCCTAGCAATCCTTCACTAGCAATCTCTGCTGACGTATCTTGTGGCATCAAGAGGTTTGGGGCAATCTCTAGAGTGACCACGGCCAAATAAGTCTTTGTGTCAATGCGTTGATCTGTGATAACCCCAACCTTAACTCCGCCGAGGCGTACATCGTTGCCAACATGCAAACCATCGATTCGTTCAAACTTAGCAGACAAAGGATAGCCGGTGGTTGGCGTTAGATCGGCACTTACGTAGGCAAACCCTAAAAAGAAGCCAGCAATAACAATGACGACAGCTCCCATTACAGTTTCGATAAGGTTATGGCGCATAAGGTTCAACTTTCATAAATATACTTAACTCTCGGAAGAATCATCACGCAGTTTAGAGGATTCCCAGCTTTGATAATAGGGTAAATTATTAACACTTGCAGAATCTTGTGGGTTTGGCTGGTAGGCATGCACTGTTCCGGTTAAATTGGGAAGATGCGATTTTTCCCAAGGATGTGGCTGGACTTCAACCTTTGGGACTTCGTCTGTTGTGCCGTGCAACCAGCCATGCCATGCTGCAGGCACTTTGGATGCTTCACTCATGCCTTGGTAGATGACCCAGCGCCGAGCTGTTTTTCTCAAGTGCTTTGCAAGGAGTGGGCGTTCAATAAAGTATTTGTTTCCAAAGGAATCTGTGCCAATGCACTTGCCTTTAAATTTCGTAAAAAGCCATGTTGATAGCACGATCTGACCTCGTTAAGTGTTTACCAGGATTCAACCAAGTTTCTCGTTCCTCTTATAACCTATTTATTCGCTAAAGCCCAATAAAACCTTGCTATTTGCTCTATATTTTTGCTACTTTGCTCTATCAGTTGCATGGCTGTTTGATGGGTACCGAAAGGGTATGGTGATTAAATCAATCTATGAGAGTTGTAGAGCAAATAGAACAATTATTGGATGAACCGCTCAGCAGGCTTGGTTTTGATATTGTGCGTGTGCAGATACAAGACTCAAAGCGCCAGGTTTTGGAGGTTATGATTGAGCGAAGAGATCGAGCCCCTGTAGCTTTGGACGATTGTGTGGCCGTGAGTCGGGAAGCTGCAATCCTGCTAGATGTTGAAAACTCTCTTAAAAGTGCTTATGTATTAGAGGTGACATCTCCGGGAATGGATCGCCCCCTGGTTAAGCCTGAAGATTTCAAGCGGTTTGTTGGTAGCACAATCAAGCTCCAAACAATGATCCCCGTCGATGATCAAAAGCGATTTCGAGGTACTTTAAAGGGTTTGGAAGACGAAAAGGTTGTAATTGAGGTAGAAGTAGGAAAGAATGAGGGGAAAGTTGTGCGGATCCCTCTATTAGAGATTAGCAGAGCTAATTTGGTGCCTGAATTTGGGTGAATTACGTAAAAAATGCAAACGACAATTTGAGTGAAAAAGAATGACCACACAAGGACAACGCCTAGAAATTTTGCAAGTAGCTGATGCTCTGGCCCGGGAAAAGGGAATTAACCGTGAAGAAGTTGTAGATGCCATTGAGCAAGCAATACAAAAAGCCGGCAACGCAAAATATGGGTTGGAAAATGATATTCGTGCCCACATCGATCGTAAAACGGGTGACATCACCTTGATGCGCTATCAAGAGGTGGTGGAAGAGCTTGAAAACGAGCATATGCAAATTACCTTAACGGATGCTCAAAAAAAGGATCCGGCGATAGAAACGGGGCAGTTTCTTTCTGAGATACTTCCTCCTGTTGACTTTGGGCGTGTTACTGCGCAGACAGCTCGGCAAGTGATTGTGCAAAGGGTCCGTGAGGCAGAACGCGAACAGCAGTACGAAGAGTTCAAAGATCGTATTGGGGAGATCATCAACGGTCTCGTTAAGCGAGTTGAATTTGGAAATGTGATTTTGGATTTGGGTCGTTCGGAAGGATTCTTGAGGCGAGATAATGTGATTCCACGTGAAACCCTAAGGGTTGGCGATCGAGTGCGGGCATATATTGCTGAAGTCCAACGTGATAATCATGCACCGCAAGTATTGTTATCAAGAACCCATCCCCAATTTATGGCAAAATTATTTACTCAAGAAGTACCTGAGATTTACGATGGGACGATTGAAATTAAATCCGTAGCGCGTGATCCGGGAAGTCGAGCTAAGATTGCAGTTTATGCAGCTGATACGACTCTCGATCCAGTTGGAGCTTGCGTGGGAATGCGCGGCAGTCGCGTACAAGCCGTGACAGGTGAGTTATATGGCGAAAAGG includes:
- the miaB gene encoding tRNA (N6-isopentenyl adenosine(37)-C2)-methylthiotransferase MiaB gives rise to the protein MRKKLYIKTYGCQMNVYDSSRMADVVSPLGFVAVREPDAADMIILNTCHIREKATEKVFSDLGRLREHKERRALEGKQTLIAVAGCAAQAEGDEIMRRASYVDMVFGPQAYHQLPEMIAKAARKVDEKGRGILNVDFPVQSKFDSLPQTTTEQNVSAFLTIQEGCDKFCRFCCVPYTRGAEFSRSIDEVYQEASHLVNKGAKEITLLGQNVNAYHGVSPENASQEWGLGRLMQHLSRIAGLHRIRYMTSHPRDVDQELIRTHAEDPKVMPYIHLPVQSGSDAILKAMNRKHTSDKYRQIIEQFRKARPDIAFSSDFIVGYPGETEADFEDTLRLAADVQFAQAYSFKYSPRPGTPAAALEDQIPEAVKSERLNRLQDLLRQQQNAFNEGTEGTTQTILLEKKGRESGQLVGRTPYLQVVHIQAPESMVGQIIDVKITQSGTNTLHGEVVSA
- the nusA gene encoding transcription termination factor NusA; the encoded protein is MTTQGQRLEILQVADALAREKGINREEVVDAIEQAIQKAGNAKYGLENDIRAHIDRKTGDITLMRYQEVVEELENEHMQITLTDAQKKDPAIETGQFLSEILPPVDFGRVTAQTARQVIVQRVREAEREQQYEEFKDRIGEIINGLVKRVEFGNVILDLGRSEGFLRRDNVIPRETLRVGDRVRAYIAEVQRDNHAPQVLLSRTHPQFMAKLFTQEVPEIYDGTIEIKSVARDPGSRAKIAVYAADTTLDPVGACVGMRGSRVQAVTGELYGEKVDIVPWSADPATFVVNALAPAEVSKVVVEEEENRIDVIVPDEQLSIAIGRRGQNVRLASELTGWNLDIMTESVDSERRKEVMETLSKVFVKALDVDDVIARLLITEGFSSVEEIAYIDLAELTTIEGFDEELAAELQNRAKDFLSVQEKVQTEEYQESGVTEDLARLEGLTPEMLVILGNNNIKTLDDFADLATDEVLELLGKFNFTEEEVGDLILTARSHWFEDEHKEIQPEMKIEED
- the rimP gene encoding ribosome maturation factor RimP, whose translation is MRVVEQIEQLLDEPLSRLGFDIVRVQIQDSKRQVLEVMIERRDRAPVALDDCVAVSREAAILLDVENSLKSAYVLEVTSPGMDRPLVKPEDFKRFVGSTIKLQTMIPVDDQKRFRGTLKGLEDEKVVIEVEVGKNEGKVVRIPLLEISRANLVPEFG
- a CDS encoding NADH-ubiquinone oxidoreductase subunit NDUFA12 family protein, producing the protein MLSTWLFTKFKGKCIGTDSFGNKYFIERPLLAKHLRKTARRWVIYQGMSEASKVPAAWHGWLHGTTDEVPKVEVQPHPWEKSHLPNLTGTVHAYQPNPQDSASVNNLPYYQSWESSKLRDDSSES
- a CDS encoding DUF2155 domain-containing protein, whose product is MKRRLMMQNRILEKIFVILCSAVVLNASTNATDNNSTLSAIDSFEVIEQQQDVLEDVEDIERWVKADQVVIEGLDKITARVFTAKVLINQLVRFGTLELYVRAAYRTPPEEVPDSACFLEIYDCKPGEEKEMVFSGWMFASNPALSALEHAVYDVWVKDALLRH
- the mlaD gene encoding outer membrane lipid asymmetry maintenance protein MlaD; translated protein: MRHNLIETVMGAVVIVIAGFFLGFAYVSADLTPTTGYPLSAKFERIDGLHVGNDVRLGGVKVGVITDQRIDTKTYLAVVTLEIAPNLLMPQDTSAEIASEGLLGGKYIALVPGGSDETIRPGGEIIYTQSSVSLESLIGKMIYNEKKTDDAKSNS